The sequence below is a genomic window from Hydractinia symbiolongicarpus strain clone_291-10 chromosome 10, HSymV2.1, whole genome shotgun sequence.
TACATACTAGGTATTAACCTTTTTGAATACTGTAGTAGTTGATATGATGTTTTTTATATACACTATTTTCATATTATTGGGTTTACATTTTATATATCACTTTTATCTGAGGGTATAAAAGTATGCATATAAAAGTATCTGATTCAGTTCCTTATGCTTTCTTAGctttaaaaaaaggcttatcCACATGCACGAATAATCATTTCATAATGAACATATTCCTTTTATGACGCACAGATTGTTATATGGTATTGTTAAATCAACTGTATGTTTACATCATTTGTATTTAGTTTCTTACGAAGTACCACTTTTTCATTTTCTAGGGATTTCAGGATGTAGATGTAAAATTGAAGATGTTCCTGACATTGAAATGAGGGAAAAACTGGAAGAAATTGAGGCATCCACTGATGAGCACCAATTTGCAtctattttgaataattttccaCAACGATGCGAATGTGGCTATTTGACATATAAGCCCAAATTTACTGAAAAAGCAGAGCTTGTGCAGAAAATTTCACACCATTGTATTATATCTGCAAATATAGAGGAAATCCAACAATTCAGTCGTGGTTTAGCCACAGCAGGCATGCTGCTAATGATGAAGGAGAACACAACTGAAGCCAAAAAGCTTTTAATGTATGATGAAAATTTAGCTGATGTCGAAAAAGTGAAGAAATTATTCGAACCACATTTTTCTAACAATACAGTTGATGCTGCACTGGAAGAAGACATCGTGTTCAATCTTTACAACTTTCTAAAAGAAATAGCACATGGAAAAGTTAAAAGTGTTGATGCTTTCACCTTGACTCTTGTGGAAGATGGGTGTACAGACGAGAGTAAGAAAGTAAAGAAAGATGTGAAAATCTCTGATGTCATTCAGTTCTTTACGGGCTACAGATATTACAACACACTGTCAAAGAAAATCGATGTGCATTTCAAGCATGGTCAGAAAGGACGCATCGTTGTCAACACATGTAATTATTTGGCATTTTTTTCCTGTGAGTGAGATGTACACAGGTAAAAACTTCACAAACAACATAGTTTCGGATATAATTAATTCTTCTGGATTTGGACATGTTTAAGCTTTACTCAGTTATTCAGAGACAGTATGATTATTacatttctttttctatttatgaCCTTTAGCCAGATATAAGGTAAACGTTGATtatgtttttatgattttaataTGCCCTTTACGCATGTTTGTTGCAGTCTTGTTGGTTCATATTTTGTTAATATGCTAATGATGATAATAGGggtattttgtttactttttttaggaaaaacttATTCGTCGTGGAATTAAAAAGGCGACATATTGAAATGCTAAAAAGGGACAAGTACGATACGCAGTTGTTCGTTTTAAGTAAATATATTCAGTTATATTCAGTTAGCTACATCTACTGTTCGATAGCCTCTATCAATATAGCATATACTTCTACTGCCTCATTTATTTCTGTTGGGTTTTCAGTTGCCCTTCCTTTTGAACCGAGCACGATATCCGCAAATTCTTTGAATTCCTCTGAGTAATTCTCGTTTGTGTCTTTAGTGATACTTTCGAACAAATCAATTTCTCCTTGATCAACATTTTTCGCATAATGAATCAGGGCGACCACGCGGGAGAGTAGACGAATTGCTTGGGGCTAGAATATGCTGATTCCATCTGATAGTCAGCTCATAAAGTTCACGTCTGACAATAATCATGAAACAGAATCTTATGCAATCAGCGATAACAAGATTTGTAGCGTCAAGAACACAGTTAATTCTTTGAAAAAGTTTCTCCAACAACTAGGTCTGTCCTTTGCAAGTTGTGACCAGAAACTTTCGATTTTTTGGTTCGCCGGTGATGTtctaacaatgaaactattaaCGCCTGAGGGTGCGTCGTTATCTCCCGATCTTAAAGCGATATGCATGGCTTCGATAATTCGTCACTTATTCTGGTGGGTACGACTTTCAGTTGTTTGACTGCTTGCAGGTAATATTGTGCAATAACTACCGATTGTTTATTTGTCTTCCCTACTTCAAGCCATATTAATCTCCGCGAAAACCCATCTATACAGCCGTGTACGCAAAAACCATACGGTTTCAACTTGTCATAGCCATCGATGTGCCACATGAAGTTTGGTCCTGGGACACTATATGTGCGACGGCgtaatcttttcttttttcgtgCCTGGACTCCTTCAGGATCAAGATCTCTGACAATCTCCATCACAGATTGACGGGTAACAGGGATGCCTCGCGATCTTTCAATCCGCCAGATCTTTCTATATCCTAACAAACGGAAAGTAATTTCCGTTTTATCATATGGTAATTTTGAAcatcaatacacctttcccggatttatattttgtaaaatattgcgtgcatgaaaacgaggcaaaTCTTGGTAAACATTATTCGCGTTCATATAAACATGGAGGAAGACAATACTATGAGAGATATTTTCCTTAAAATAATTGAGGAAAATATAGATTTAGTCTTCGATgaaactgaagaaaaagcgtAAGGGAAAACATGGAGGGGATGCCACCGTTCacgataaaagaaattgaaatacATCGACAAAATAGTGGTAAACAGCACGGTGTGGCAATTATTAAAACTTTGGAGCGTGGCAGAAAGTTTAGGGATGAACTATACATATCTGCTGATAGCATTTTCacatcaacaactacatttgctccaagtaaaaacagaatttttttaaagacttaGTTATGGTCAGCCCTGTAAAAAGTAATGCTGACAAAAATCCATCTAACGTTATATGATCCTAGAATTAATGATAGTTTGTGTAACATAAATCCAAGAATATTAAAACTGCAAGAAGATATGCTTATGGTTGACAAACGGGTTGGTTTTGCTCATTGTATTGACAGcacacgaaaaagaaaaaacgacattAAATATGCGAACTTTCTTGTTCGATCTACATTGTCACACCAACTACTACCGTTAGAACATACCATCAAGATTGTTACTAACATTAATATATCAAATacttcaaataaatcaaaacataacGAAACACAACCCTATGAGTTTATTGATGTAAATCCTGTATTAATCCCAAAAGATTGGGGTAaattaaatcaacattacacacaCACCTAGCTGTTCAGTAAAGTCGTTTATAGTATCATCaattagtttttcttttaacattgaattccTCAGTTTTGATAGTTTCTAATTCATCAGGAGTGAAAAACCAGGTTGTTCTTCAGTGATCTCAGCAGAATCAGATGAAGAACTTTCATATGTGCTTTCAGAATCTGTTTCGACTACTACAGGAAGTGCTCTTTTTTCggacttttccttttttgtgttgtattattttgtttgaacgTAAATATATATGGCACAAAGCCATTGATTAATGTTTTCCGTTCACAACCAAAACCTAGTTTTACGCAGTATACTTCAAAGTGGACTTCGCATACTTTTGTGTTCTTGTTTACTGTGAACACATCACACCTCCCCTTCTACGATATCTTGAAATGATGCTTACCCATTGTTTTCTCAAACTTGGATCCgatggaaatgaaaacattccaatACCTGTTTAACTCTGGGTTTATTAAGAGTAGAACTTTTGCATAACAGTACGCAACAAGAGTTTCCAGGTCGAGAGGTTGATATACCTGGATAgattaaattatgataaatttctTGCTGACCTTTCTGATTGCTACTCGCCATCACAAATGcatattcttcttttacaagacaagtatgtttttaaatacattataaGTGGTTTCGTTAAGAAAAACCTGCAATCCTTTAGAAAAATGCACAATAAAAGATCATTCACAACGCATAAAAGTATCACACTcaccagctgtatttttagtgtttacaaagtttactaggaagtgcctcgttttcatgccgatgatgtaatcgataatttaaattcgggaaaggtgtatttctAAAGTTAAAATTGACCACTATGTGGTGAATGAAGCATtagcattaaaaataaattacctaACGCTTGTCCACTTTCACATAGTTCTTCAGAAATAAGGCTGTAGagttcttgtttgtttttattgtcacCAGCTTTTCTTCTCAAACCAAGTTTCAACAGATCACGTTTTAGTGTGGACAAACTGATATTTATACCATGATGCATGGAAAGAAATGACAAAATTTCGATGTTTGTGTTACCTTCTGCTTGCTTCCCGCTTTTTTATCAACATAATTATGCTCATTGTTATATTGTGTAAAGTAAAGACTGTCATTGGTATACTCCTGACCAGAAGACAGTTTGCAAAATATGTTTGAAATTGCGTGAAGTATTTTTGGAATAGAACAATGTGAGCCTTCTGAGCCATCGTAGAGAACTATTAACCAAGTTTACGTTTTGATTATTAGAAGATTTGCAAAAAATCCATCTAACGTTATATGATCCTAGAATTAATGATAGTTTGTGTAACATAAATCCAAGAATATGAAAACT
It includes:
- the LOC130612719 gene encoding uncharacterized protein LOC130612719, which produces MFLLLFNSAPGKFLQGPINRHTFPHDLARLEASDFYAFGQSVVLALLHNCEAPHQLCDGVVSYILGISGCRCKIEDVPDIEMREKLEEIEASTDEHQFASILNNFPQRCECGYLTYKPKFTEKAELVQKISHHCIISANIEEIQQFSRGLATAGMLLMMKENTTEAKKLLMYDENLADVEKVKKLFEPHFSNNTVDAALEEDIVFNLYNFLKEIAHGKVKSVDAFTLTLVEDGCTDESKKVKKDVKISDVIQFFTGYRYYNTLSKKIDVHFKHGQKGRIVVNTCNYLAFFSCE